One Nicotiana sylvestris chromosome 12, ASM39365v2, whole genome shotgun sequence genomic window carries:
- the LOC138883162 gene encoding uncharacterized protein, whose translation MEAYTMSYDIKVWRVIKKGILPIPPKKDENGQVIVSTDPLDLDDYIDEQVAITTVNAKAKNLLYNAINGEECYECEKCGHVQANCPELKKKLSKNLQKKKYFGAWSDEEESDHEEIANMMFMAIKEDSNKDSGELGLMADEGEDKEENLGELGLMADVGTSEVKGQQEMGLEHRKKNQKGKWYLDSACSRHMTGGKQLFKTVTKLDGETITFGDKSKGNVIRVGRVPLSSIYDVDKVYLVDELSYNLLSISQLCDNDCEVHFKKHGWFIEDKSGKVILSGNRDRNVYTISNVDSLGDQICLTSMIDDT comes from the exons ATGGAAGCATACACTATGTCATATGACATCAAAGTTTGGCGTGTGATCAAAAAGGGAATTCTTCCAATTCCGCCAAAGAAAGATGAGAATGGTCAAGTCATTGTTTCAACTGATCCACTTGACTTAGATGATTACATTGATGAACAAGTTGCTATCACAACTGTGAATGCCAAAGCAAAAAATCTATTGTATAATGCTATCAATGGAGAAGA ATGCTATGAATGTGAAAAATGTGGACACGTTCAAGCTAATTGTCCCGAACTAAAGAAGAAGCTCAGCAAGAACCTTCAAAAGAAAAAGTATTTTGGAGCCTGGAGTGATGAAGAAGAATCTGACCATGAAGAAATTGCAAATATGATGTTCATGGCCATAAAAGAAGATAGCAATAAGGACTCAGGAGAGCTTGGGCTCATGGCAGACGAAGGAGAAGATAAGGAAGAAAACTTAGGTGAACTTGGTCTTATGGCAGACGTGGGAACCAGTGAG GTTAAAGGACAACAGGAGATGGGTCTG GAACACCGCAAGAAGAATCAAAAAGGGAAATGGTATCTTGACAGCGCGTGTTCTAGACATATGACTGGTGGCAAACAAttattcaaaacagtcaccaaactaGATGGAGAAACAATTACCTTTGGAGACAAATCAAAAGGAAATGTAATTAGAGTTGGAAGAGTTCCCCTAAGCTCAATATATGATGTGGACAAAGTATACCTGGTTGATGAACTCAGTTACAATCTTCTTAGTATCAGTCAACTATGTGATAATGACTGCGAGGTTCATTTTAAGAAACATGGTTGGTTTATAGAAGACAAATCAGGTAAAGTTATTCTTTCAGGTAATAGAGACAGGAATGTCTATACTATCAGTAATGTAGATAGCCTTGGTGATCAAATTTGTCTTACTTCTATGATTGATGATACTTAG